Genomic DNA from Polyodon spathula isolate WHYD16114869_AA chromosome 8, ASM1765450v1, whole genome shotgun sequence:
AAAATACTGTAACTCAGGAACTCAGTTTCCATCATTGCCATTGAACCCACTGCTTTAATCGTGTAAAAGACTGTGAAATATATTAGCTAGGACCAGTAGTATCAAAATAATAAGTGACAAGCATTCAAAGGTAGACAAGCATAGAAATGCTGCATTTACATGTTCTTGGAGTGTAATTGCTGTATtgttaaattattacaattatatcTGGACTTCAAAATGAAGCCTACACATGGCATGATGTATTGGTGAAAATAATTAGGGACTTGATGCTTTCAAGCAGTACAGTTTCTTTTGGCTTAGCACACACTcctatataatttgtttttgattatgAGATGACACAGacatgtgtgctgtgtgctgactCAGAATTGCTGTCAATGATAGATTTCCCATGCTTATTGTAAGTCAACAATTGTGGTGGCATGTCAGCTAATACTGTTTTCTTTGATACAGTGCAACAACCACCCACTCTTACTCACCAGTCTCCAAAGGACTACATAGTAGACCCGAGAGAGAATATTGTTATACAGTGTGAAGCGAAAGGAAAGCCTACCCCCAGGTAAGTGTCGATGATATGACACgcgatattgtttgtttttgctcttgtgcaaTGTCtggacttttttcttttttttttttcaaaacaagaaataagcCATGGTGTTGCTTAAAGATACCGAAAAACAATGATTATTGTCTGCAATTATTTAATTCTAACTTacctaattttatttttgaattggGTCTAAACAAAATTAAGCATTGAAAAGCGTATTGCAGAGTATTAACCATATTAATACAGTgagaataattatatatttttttaatttaattgacattattatttcttttttttttttcatgcacagcTTTTCCTGGACAAGAAATGGAACACATTTTGATATAGAGAAGGATGCCAGAGTAACAATGAAGCCCAATTCAGGAACGCTAGTCATTGACATCACTGGTGGTAAAGTCGAGAATTATGAAGGGGTGTACCAGTGCACTGTAAGGAACGAACACGGAACAGCGGTTTCTAACAATATAATCATAAGACAGTCCAGTAAGTCACCACTCTTTTACAGAGTTTACAATGCAAGTCTAAACCAGCCAACTAACTTTTCATACTCATAACTTGTCTGTTTTTGTGAAATACCTTTACAAGCGTTTTGCATTAGcattttgtgtgtatgttttccATTGACCTGATTGGTTCATCTGtaattcttttcttttctcttttaaaaaaagatatatttttaatcatCAAATTCATCTATCTAGAAGGTAAATGTACAGCCTACCTGGGAAATCTGCATGAAATCTGTATACATTTTCCTATATTAATGTTTCACTCCTTTGTTCCACCCACCATTTTAAGACTTTGTGATACAACAtgtaatttgaaaatgttttattcccTGTGGTTTACCTGATTTGTTTTGTTCCCTGTTAAATGCATATGTTCTGCTGTTCTTTCAATATATCATTCAACATAGCACTTACAGGACTTAAAGGAGAATGAACCAAGATTGCTTAGGTGGTTGTTATTAGGGCTAACAGTATTACAAAGATATGTGTGATTCTTGTGTTTTATACTTCAATATGGAATATGCATGTTGTTTAAAGGCAATAAAGACAACTCAGTTGTTAAGTTCCTGGTATCAAGTCACTTCCTGTGATGTACCTTGGTTTCACACCAATGGTATAACTGCAATCCAGGTATATGGCCTTCAGAACAAGAAGTGACTAGATAACAGGTACAAGAACAAGTACAAAAATTAACCAAAAGaccttcaacacaagaaaaggaaGACCCATGATATTGCTGCTAATAAGATATGAATAAAACCTCACTTAGCAccgctttaaaaaataaacactgagtcacatttgtttttaaatacacagtgccTTGTTTACTTATCTTCACAATCACTAGGGACAAAGACTGAGGAAAATGTTGTGAAAGGCATTGAAAATATTACAGTGAATACAGAACAGGTCTGGAATTTAAACAGGTTATTGTATGAATGAATATTGACAAAAGattaattttgtttctgtttcatagGGTCCCCCTTGTGGTCTAAAGAAAGGGTTGATCCCATTTTAATCCAAGAGGGGAACTCGCTGATACTTGAGTGTAGACCCCCAGCTGGTCTCCCTCCACCCATCATATTCTGGATGGATAACTGTAAGTATAgttattgtatattataataatgttcAGGTCTCCGAAACCTCTCCCCTCAGCATCTGTGTGCTTCTGGATGCCAGCTAATTGTGTTGCGTCAGACATAACCGTGAAATATGATTGTAGACTCAATTGTTTTTGTTGATATTTCAATCACAAGCCGATTATTCACGTTTAAAAAATATCAGTTGTAAGCATTTTTTCACTAGTGTACCCTAATTACAAGACTGAAGGTAGGATAAGAGCTACTTGATTTTCAATAATGGGTATTATTGGTGGTTGAATCTATTGTTAAAGGGCACTTATGCAGGCAGAAATAGTGTTCCAGATGATACCCTATAGGCTACGTGTATATGGTTTCTATAAAACTGCTCCCAGTTTACACAGTTTTCCTGTTTAGATTTTCAGAGACTGACGCAAAGTGAGAGAGTTTCCCAAGGCCTGAATGGAGACCTATATTTCTCTAATGTAAAAACAGAAGACACTCGAAATGACTATATTTGTTATGCCAGATTTAACCACACTCAAACTATACAACAGAAACAACCAATTTCAGTGAAGGTTTTGTCCAGTAAGTACCATTTCCAACTACTTTTATCTCCACAGAAATAAACCCTATGACAAAAcatgttatgttaaaaaaaactataaaaaaaagtaaaaatttgtatttttaattgatcatCTTTGAGCACTTTTGCTTAAGCTCTTTAGTTAAATGTCTTTTACTTTTACAATGTTATATTTGTATGCATTATTAACCATGCCTGTGAAGGAGTGGAACCTGATGTAGCCTTTCCCTTCTCCAGATACCTTATGTAGGAGCAGTTTATTAGGTGGGggttctttttaatattttggaTTTTCCCTGAGTCAGCATTTTGAAGTTAGACGCACTTGTGACCCCAAACGATCCTGATTTCTGAAACCAACCTGATTTCTGCCCCACTGCTTTGCATGCTTATgattttttgttgtattacagTGGATGCAATCAATGAGACTATTGCAGCTTTTTTGAATGACACTGAATTTTATAGTGGTGAGTTTTGGTGAACCCTAGTGATAACCCAGTAGCCTAACAACAGTAGAACTAGATGACTAACCTCAACCCTACGTCCACTTTAATGCCTCTGTTCCATTATAATTGAATATGAAACCCTAATATTGTCATCTATTTCCCCCAAAAATATGGTTCATTGTCATTGAACATGGAAGGAAAGCACCGTAAGCATCATAGATctcttttctcattttcttttttggtttaaagTGACTGttgtaacatttataaacatCCATTGAACAATTCCTGTTCTATTAAAAACTGTGTCTGTTTATAGTACAACTGAGTGTCTTATGGGAATAAAGTAACTTACAGCAATTTGGACATTTCAAAACTTCTAGAAGCACCTTACTGGAAATTTAGCAGTTGGAACTTTCAGAGGTCGCTGCTCACATCTTTCATTAAGAGTGAGCATGGAACAAAGCACAGATTGGCTTGTAAAAAATGGTGGACCTGTAAGAGTTAGCAAAAGCCTGATGAAATATATTGACTTTTCTGAAGCTTTCATTAAATGTTTCAGATAGCCCAGCAGGGGAGAGACGCCCAACATTTATGATTCCAAAAGGACAAACAAGCAATAAACTGGTATTGAGAGGACACGTGCTCAAGCTGGAATGCATTGCAGAAGGGCTGTAAGTGATCACAGTTAGAATTTTCAGTTTAGCACAGTTTACATTGTAACACTGTATTAGTGTTATGTCAAGTGTGTCATTTTGATGTTGTAGTTTAAATGTGTGTGGATCTGATATCCAGTTATATAGCTTGTTTTGTTATACAGTGTTTGCAGCTTAGTAGTAATATTaagttgctgtgtttgtttttattttaaataaattaggttgaattatttttttcttttctaaaggcCAACACCAGAAATTCAATGGAGGAAAGAAAGTGGAGAACTACCAAGCAAGAGGACTTTTCATGAAAACTTCCAAAAGACACTGAAAATTATTGATGTCACAGAGGCAGATGCTGGACTCTATCGCTGTGTTGCGAAGAACAGTTTAGGCTCTATACACCACATTATAAACGTTACAATAATGGGTAagctttgcattttttaatgcatGATTTAGTTTACATTCCCCacaaaatatataactttttataactatttacttttagtaaaaaaaaaaagaaaagaaaaaagaactgtACTGTATGAGGATACAGTCTGCTCTAGTGCGTGGAAGctatcaaaaaggcaaacagctacaaagatatgctgaaagaCCTGAATCtattttgagatcagtcagctactaagAAACGGACGAGCTATGTCATATGGTACATTTATTCCttttaaatgatgacaattaTGGTTATTAAAATAACTATAGCAGAAGGATGCAGCTAAGGCTGGTGCCATGGCTCCAACAGCTGGAGTCAGACTGGAAGGCTTTTAGGACATCTCCTACTTTAACAATCCAAGGATTTCACCAGAGATTATTAGTGTAATGTGGGTTTATAGtaggaactaatccattgatctTAACAGTGCACTGTAGTATTTCTAGCCCAGTCTGAAAGGAAAGCACTAGCAACGCAATTGATCATACATAGATAACCTTTAATAGCAAGTTGCAGTAATACAGATAGAAAGTAATGCTAAATGAGTTAGTGCAAAATCCCAAGTGATTTTTTGGGATTTACATATTCTTTCTTGTGATTTGTGAGTTCATACAGTCAAGACCAATTCTGCGAGCATTCTGCAAGGTTAATAATGCTGGGAGCAACAGTTCTATCTTCTCTGAACAGATTTATCCTCTAAAAACATACCAACAGTGCATTATATTGGAAACAAACTATCTTGAGACTTTTAGATCACCCTAGCGTTGTGTGGTTTGGATAAAGAATGCTTCTTATCATGTTTACTACTTCTTGCTTGCAGCCCTTTACTATGAACAAAAGGATGTCTTCCGGGTTCTCTCGCCTCTGTAGTTTGCgctttgtatattttaaaataggtaTACATAAAGGGGCCAGCACTGACTGTCAGTTTTGTGTGATGGAGAAGTTTTAACGTATTCCTGGGAATATTCTAACCatcttttatattaaacaatataacaataGTGAAATGAATAGAGGGTACTTCATGAACGTCCATGGAGTACTGTAGTTGTCCCAAAAATGGCTGTCCTCATGAggcaaaaaacccacaaacactgtgtgaggcgtgtgagtaaaaatggattttccagacagtgatttacgtgtaaaaattaaaattttatttaatattacacggaaaaaaaagaaaaataataaagaaggatgtgagggagggagtgctggagtaatcaaaaataaaggaacggaagcctcttagtcctcttcgcgctctgcttaaatccaaaaataaaacaaaaaggaataaaaacagaaaagagccaagttagtaaggcctccgttcgtgacgcagtccaaactcccacgtacttccctccagccttttttcccccgcctctattccttaggaccaaccccgaacacagtagcacgttccctttagtatgcaaaccccgccccggtagtcagtggatcaccaatcctaaactgacaggtatccttaatttcacttgactccagtggctggaatttacatactcgtacttccgcctctcaccaaggtgccgcccctcaaaaagatgacttttgtcatggtcacaagaccttggtaagggaagtcccgagttggtttgatgccttctactgttgggaggctgaattgcagaccgaaacccctttgactcatcacacactgGTATGTGTAAGCCGAAATCTGAATATCAAGCTTCACACTTGCTTAGCAACGCAGCATCATTTGGAACAGTGAATCTTTCTAGTGTtggttttaaacaatttaaatatagattccaaaatgagatctggatctctctctctctctctctctctctctctctctctctctctctctctctctctctctctctctctctctctctctctctctctctcatctctctctctatctatctatatctctatatatatatatactcccaTCCTAATCTATACCCGTCCCCCCTCCGCCCCATccctctatatctatatatataatataatatatgtccTCCCTCTCTATATTATATAGATACAACACGTGCTTTTCTGTtgtgctgaaaaagaaaaagaaaatcaatgagGTATATTTCAACGCATGCTGTATAATtactgattttgtgtttttttgtatttcattttattattatagctaGTCCATATTGGATAACTGAACCCAAGAATCTTGTATTAGCCCCTAAAGAGACTGGCGTTCTTATCTGTCGAGCCAATGGAATTCCTGATCCTTCCATCACTTGGTTAATGAATGGTATTCCTATTGAAAGTAAGTTGAGCCTAttttagagaaaaaaagactaaacaagCTAATTCTGCAATATTTTAATTGTACATTTCTTTATCTTGTTTTAGATTCTCCTAAGGATCTCAGCAGGAAAGTAGACAGAGACTCAATAATATTCTCTGATGTACAAACAGGATCCAGTGCTGTTTATCAGTGCAATGTCTCCAATGAATTTGGGTACTTGCTGGCAAATGCATTTCTCAATGTACTTGGTAAGTTTATTAAACTTCTGTAACTAATCTGTAagttcaattatttaattgatacTGCAGCATTTTTTGTATGAATTGCATTCCTTTTTAACATCTGTTGTATGGTATATTATCAAGCAAACATAAAAGAGATAATTGTTCAAATAAAGTTTTTCATTTCTAAATCAAATTCAGCAGTCTGGCACATTTGATCCAATCTGTACCGTTGTCTAGGCATAGTTCTATGTTTTTGATAAACTCCCaatttataaatttatatttaatcaaAAACCAATAATAAACAGTCTGGGGAAAATACGGAGACAGCTGTGAATGTTTTATACCCTTAGAGTAATGATATTTACGTTTTCTGCATATGATCATTGGCGAGCGCACATTGAAGTGATATGCCattcagtttaaattaaaaattctaacttttttttatatatatatatatatatataccagctgAACCACCAAGAATCCTGACTCCAGCTAACCAGATGTATCAGGTCATTACCAACAGCCGTGCTTTGCTAGACTGTGCATCCTTTGGCTCGCCAATACCTAAAATTAATTGGTAAGATCCTTTTTGAAACTGATTTAGATTTTAAAGAACAGTATTACATTAGAATAACAGAACAGCCAAGGCTAGCCACTCGCTGTTTTAATGTGATACTAGAGTAATAACACAGTAACTCAAACATAATTGGTACCTGTCTACTTTTACTAAAGAATCAACCGATCAACAAAGACTGGGGGAATAACCAAAACATTTTGTTGATAAGTAAACACTGATTTTTCCAATGCAAGGTTCAAAGATGATCAAACAAGTATCCTGGATGGAGACCCATATGTTATACATGATAATGGCACACTGGAAATCCATGTGGCACAGAAAGACAATAATGGGAAATATACCTGTATAGCAATGAATGACTTGGGAAAAGCAGAGAACCGTGTCCAACTGGAGGTCAAAGGTAATCATTCcaaattgttattatatattttaatgaactatgtacagtaaatattcaACCCTAGCATAGATAAAGGGCTTTGTTTTAATCTGTGAGGAGTCTGAATCAATTATTTTGAAGTTCTGGAGAAATATTTCTTAACAACTCTCTTATGTTCCAGACCCAACAAGGATAATAAAACAGCCTGAATACAGAGTTGTACAATTTGCTGGAAAAGTTATTTTTGAGTGCAAGGTTAAACATGATCCAACCTTCACACCTACAATTATGTGGCTGAAGAACAATGAAGAATTACCAGACAATGAGAGGTATATTCTGGTAGatcttttaatttattaaaatgccaTATCAGTGGGTCCCCAGCACTGGTGTTGTAGTCAGGCTGTGTCTTCTGATTGTGGTTCGCATAACACTCACTCAAAGTTGCAGGTCTTGGCTGGGACCCACAGGCTGCTCTGCATAATCTTTGCACTTCCACGAGAGAGGAAAATTAGCTCATCATGCTTTGTTGACCCCTGCTGGTCAGTTACCCAACGCATTCCGGGCCTTCAGGGTTCAGTAACATCATTAGGTTTTGCAGGTAAAAATATGTAACTAGCTTAACAGTGGGACCTGAGGtgtatgtatctgtgtgtatacagtataggaacacttcacctaagggaacacccttgtggtgttatggatttttcccattgtaaattctCTTGCtcaaggaacaggaacttcacttacaagaacaccttcttggcaccaatagcgatacagtactgttttgtaaaaaagtgacttgtcatcgtgAGAGCGTcatgagggacactgattggtttattaaattaattgttttgtattctgatttccacgagtgcctctcatcgctacaaaatggcatgtaaacaaacctTAAAATGctccgctgtttctcttgctacacaaagttggaaattgtcagagttcttgaaaaaaaaactgaatcagacacaagtcgccgagcaatttgTTGTTTctcgttctggtgagttgcttcaccattctgttaaataacatgcatgtcttgtatatttctgctgcattttgtaacgtgtgtagggtTGCTgtttattaacgttaagttaaccctaagcaaCGACCATTATTTTTCCCTCTGCCATTGTGATATCCCGAAACACATCCGCCAGCTAAATTCATAAGGCATAACTAACTATAGCTCtattcagttgtgtgtgtgtttttgtgtgaaaCACATTGGCACGCAATTATTTGTCTTTTAAACTCGGTATGTTTTGATCGAGTGTAACTCAAGTTTTGTGAATAAAGTTGATCACGTTGATGTTGTGACATTGCTTTCAGAAGTACAGTAGAATTTAGATGGGCACTGTCTCGGGATAGCACTGTAGAGCTTTCCAGATAGCAAGAAAATACCATGGAAATGGAAGCATTATGTTGATAAAtcagtagttttttgtttttgtttaagatttATAGTTGGTGAAGACAGTCTGACTATTGGTGAGGTTACTGAAATCGACGAAGGCACTTACACGTGTATAGCAAACACCTCACTGGACAAGGACTCTGCCAGTGTGGAGCTAACTGTTTATGGTAAGATCATTTTAtttgtccttttttctttttctttatatgTTTTGTCTAAGAAATAATGTTTTGCAAAACTACAGATATATTACCACAGATATAAAAACCACTGGGGGTCTGCCTTAGTTATATGATCTTAACAGTGGAAGATCGCAGCTCCAACTCTGAGCAGaggttttattaaaattaaatccaATAAAATGGTGTGGGGTGGAAGGGGGCAATTAGGGGTAATCAATCCCATTAAAAAGATTCCTTTCAGTGGTCTAAtgattgctatttttttcttacctTTACTGATTTTACTCTTGTCATTTATTGAAAGTATTCTTCACATATCTGTACTAAAGTATTTATTAATGTCATTTCACTTTTAAACATACTAATGAAATACTCGTATTGGTGTTCCATGTTTAATATCTATTTGAGCCTTTAGTTGACATGGTGGTTTGCATGTCCGTGAATGTCAAGGGGGCCTTGTGGGTGTACAATGTTTctacattgttttttaatgtaaagatTGCACAGTAAATCAATGGCAAGTTTCTGTCTGAGCATATTGTACGTTCAGTTACATTGGTTATCAGTACCAATGTAGTgaaaaactaaacacatttctaGAAATATATCATTTTCCACAAATAGTTATATTGAATCCTGTACTGTGCTGATTACGTttatactagaaaaaaaaaaaaaactaatgtaatATACATAATGTTAACTTACTAAGTAATTGTAGCGCCTATCAGTACAAGTGAATTCAGGAAGTAACTTTATCCTCATCCCTCAACATTGCCTTTAATATCACTTACAGCTATATTGCACTGTTCATagatatatgtttaaaatattggaaaaacattttgtgacTGGTTACACACACTCTAATTGGAACTAATATTGGATTAGCTATTTCTGGATGTTATCAGTTAAATTAATCAGTGCAGCTGTTGTACATAACATATTGATTTTAATGGGAGACTTACGAACTGAAGTTTTAATGTCAAAGTATATCTTGCATTGGTAGTTTCAGACTACTGTATAAACCCTAGTTTATGGTTCGAATAATGTATTATTGTGCTTGTATTACTAACTACTAACACCAACTTAAACCCTACACTGCTGTCCTTTCAGCTGCTACCCCAACTCCAGCTATCATTTACGGTAAACCAACAGCAAGTGTCTGTCTGAGCATATTTCACTTTCAGTTAACTTGGGAcattttctgggtttttttttttttttttttttttttttttttttagtttgtattcaAGCATGCTGTTGTTATCGGGGAAATGTTTATTTCATCCAGTATGGCAGCATCAGCATAGCGAAACACTGTGGAAGACAATGATTCCATTCATGACATATCATGTAGTTATTCATGAAGATTATGTATTGTGCACGTCAGTTCTGAGCCATTGCTTCCACTCTTTTCTGTATGTCATTCGTACTGCTTTTTAAGAATATTTATTGTTCTGTGTTTTACATGCATGATAAAGATCTTCAAATGAAGCTTAACTGCATTTATTTGTCATCTGTAACAAAAGTATCCAACATAGTATTGTTGTCACCTATGAATTATTTTGAGATTATTTTAGTTGATTGAGCATGTCTTCATCACATCACGGTATTTTCCAAAAATAGATTGCTGCAATATTGAAAACACAGGTTATTTGTAATGTAGAAACAGTTAacatcactttgtagttttataaCTCCCTTGAATTGGGTTTTGCGTACCTGCTTTTGAAATATTAAAGACATAACTAAAggagtttaaaaaatatcactgtgatggtttacattttttttttaaaacatgcatgttgccattttgttttggctTAAATCGatgtcatttgttttttcattcatgGTTGCTATTTTTAATGGACCAGCTATTTCTCAGAATGGTTAATAGATCACTATCTCTGTGTTTACTTATTGTAGGTCAATTGGTAACATGCTTGTAGCTGGTCAAAttcaaattatataatatatatatatatatatatatatatatatatatatatatatatatatatatagatatagatatagatatagatatatagacgcacacacacacactttggaccaggacaatgtttttgttcttggttTTCAGATCGACCTGATCCGTCCACTGATTTAGAGCTGACAGATGAACGTGAAAGAAGCATTCATCTCACATGGACTCCAGGGTTTGACCACAACAGTATCATTGAAAGTAGGTGTACTTCTTTATTGAGAATACTATTAGCCTTTTGAAAGTTTACATTTTGATTGCTTCGCAACTGAAAAGGTTGTAAAAAGGTAAAAATGGCACTTTTGCATTGTTGTATTTAAGTCTTTGTTAAAGCGTTTTACAAACACCCAGCATAAAATTGTGAACATCATTTAAGAGAAAAACACTCTGGTGTATCTAACATATGAATTGAAGAAACCAGGGAGTTTGTGTGTATTGTAGTTTTAGAAACAGTGCTGTCAGATCCTGAAAGTGAGCCAGATAAAAGCAGGATATGAAaccaaaggtttttttgtttgtttgtttttttaaataaaaatataaactgaaacaGATACCAATACCGTCACCCTAAAATGCATTAAgcctattttagttttttttttttttttttttctagacaagCTCAGATGTCTGACAGAAACCATGCAGTTGACAGTTGATAGAAATACAAATGCCTGTGTATTGTGATTTTGTAGAGTACATAGTTGAGTATGAAGATGGACTTCATGAACCGGGAGTTTGGCACTATCTGACCGAGGTCCCTGGAACAAAGAGCAATGCACATCTAGAACTATCTC
This window encodes:
- the LOC121319967 gene encoding neuronal cell adhesion molecule-like isoform X20, with translation MLRKRCLTPAGPPLILLVCHVITALDVPLDLQQPPTLTHQSPKDYIVDPRENIVIQCEAKGKPTPSFSWTRNGTHFDIEKDARVTMKPNSGTLVIDITGGKVENYEGVYQCTVRNEHGTAVSNNIIIRQSRSPLWSKERVDPILIQEGNSLILECRPPAGLPPPIIFWMDNYFQRLTQSERVSQGLNGDLYFSNVKTEDTRNDYICYARFNHTQTIQQKQPISVKVLSMDAINETIAAFLNDTEFYSDSPAGERRPTFMIPKGQTSNKLVLRGHVLKLECIAEGLPTPEIQWRKESGELPSKRTFHENFQKTLKIIDVTEADAGLYRCVAKNSLGSIHHIINVTIMASPYWITEPKNLVLAPKETGVLICRANGIPDPSITWLMNGIPIENSPKDLSRKVDRDSIIFSDVQTGSSAVYQCNVSNEFGYLLANAFLNVLAEPPRILTPANQMYQVITNSRALLDCASFGSPIPKINWFKDDQTSILDGDPYVIHDNGTLEIHVAQKDNNGKYTCIAMNDLGKAENRVQLEVKDPTRIIKQPEYRVVQFAGKVIFECKVKHDPTFTPTIMWLKNNEELPDNERFIVGEDSLTIGEVTEIDEGTYTCIANTSLDKDSASVELTVYDRPDPSTDLELTDERERSIHLTWTPGFDHNSIIEKYIVEYEDGLHEPGVWHYLTEVPGTKSNAHLELSPHVLYSFRVVSMNEVGRSQPSSPSRQYQTAPAAPDENPSKVEGAGNEPDNLVITWETLTGIQSNGPGLQYKVHWKQKDVDDDWTSVTVANVSKYIVSGTQTFVPYEIKVQALNDLGIAPEPSTVVGYSGEDLPMAAPGNVRVRVENSTLAEVHWEPVSLKSVRGHQKGYKIYYWKEGSVFKQSRRHVEKKILTFSGDKTHGKLPGLDPFSLYKLNVRVFNGKGEGPPSPDEQFETPEGVPSAPAFLKILNPMLDFLTLEWGAPSHHNGLLTGYTLKYQPINSTHELGPLVKIIIPANETNWTLKNLNYSTRYKFYLHAQTSKGPGNIITEEAVTIMDEAMASRQVDIATQGWFIGLMCAIALLILVLLIFCFVKRNKGGKYPVKEKEDAHPDPEIQPMKDDDGTFGEYSDTEDHKPLKGSRTPSNRTVKKEDSDDSLVDYGDGGDGQFNEDGSFIGQYSGKKEKETAEGNESSEAPSPVNAMNSFV
- the LOC121319967 gene encoding neuronal cell adhesion molecule-like isoform X16 — its product is MLRKRCLTPAGPPLILLVCHVITALDVPLDPKILEGLQQPPTLTHQSPKDYIVDPRENIVIQCEAKGKPTPSFSWTRNGTHFDIEKDARVTMKPNSGTLVIDITGGKVENYEGVYQCTVRNEHGTAVSNNIIIRQSRSPLWSKERVDPILIQEGNSLILECRPPAGLPPPIIFWMDNYFQRLTQSERVSQGLNGDLYFSNVKTEDTRNDYICYARFNHTQTIQQKQPISVKVLSMDAINETIAAFLNDTEFYSDSPAGERRPTFMIPKGQTSNKLVLRGHVLKLECIAEGLPTPEIQWRKESGELPSKRTFHENFQKTLKIIDVTEADAGLYRCVAKNSLGSIHHIINVTIMASPYWITEPKNLVLAPKETGVLICRANGIPDPSITWLMNGIPIENSPKDLSRKVDRDSIIFSDVQTGSSAVYQCNVSNEFGYLLANAFLNVLAEPPRILTPANQMYQVITNSRALLDCASFGSPIPKINWFKDDQTSILDGDPYVIHDNGTLEIHVAQKDNNGKYTCIAMNDLGKAENRVQLEVKDPTRIIKQPEYRVVQFAGKVIFECKVKHDPTFTPTIMWLKNNEELPDNERFIVGEDSLTIGEVTEIDEGTYTCIANTSLDKDSASVELTVYDRPDPSTDLELTDERERSIHLTWTPGFDHNSIIEKYIVEYEDGLHEPGVWHYLTEVPGTKSNAHLELSPHVLYSFRVVSMNEVGRSQPSSPSRQYQTAPAAPDENPSKVEGAGNEPDNLVITWETLTGIQSNGPGLQYKVHWKQKDVDDDWTSVTVANVSKYIVSGTQTFVPYEIKVQALNDLGIAPEPSTVVGYSGEDLPMAAPGNVRVRVENSTLAEVHWEPVSLKSVRGHQKGYKIYYWKEGSVFKQSRRHVEKKILTFSGDKTHGKLPGLDPFSLYKLNVRVFNGKGEGPPSPDEQFETPEGVPSAPAFLKILNPMLDFLTLEWGAPSHHNGLLTGYTLKYQPINSTHELGPLVKIIIPANETNWTLKNLNYSTRYKFYLHAQTSKGPGNIITEEAVTIMDEAMASRQVDIATQGWFIGLMCAIALLILVLLIFCFVKRNKGGKYPVKEKEDAHPDPEIQPMKDDDGTFGEYSDTEDHKPLKGSRTPSNRTVKKEDSDDSLVDYGDGGDGQFNEDGSFIGQYSGKKEKETAEGNESSEAPSPVNAMNSFV